From the genome of Mucispirillum schaedleri ASF457:
CCAGGGTGTTTACGGTAGCCCATAGCCGAAATTTCTAAATCTTTTCTAGGCATAAACGCACTCCTTTATAAATTATATTAAATTTATATCATCTCTTTTTAAGATGCTAAATTCCTTAATTAGTATGAAAATAGAACTTGTAGATATTTTACACCTTTTTATTTAAATATATAAATTAGATTTTGTCAATATTTTTTAATCAAATTTAATACATAAATAAAAAAAAGGTTTAAAATTAAAAAGTGTATGTATTTATTATATATCAATACTTTTTACAAGTATGCAAATAATAAGAGTAAAAAGATATAATTTATTCTATTAAATATAAAGATAATCTATTAAAATAGTAGATATTAATAAAAATAAAACAATGTTATTGCTGTTATTTCAATTTATCAAGATATATATTTGCTGATAGTATATTTAAAAATACAATAAATTTTTTAATGTAAAAATATTAAAAAATACAGTTGATAAATATTTTGAAATAAATCAAATGCTGCATATTAAAAATATATACTGTTATGTCAATAGTTTCTGGAATATTCAATAAAATATGTGGATAACCTGTGGAAAACTTTATACACATAAAGTCTTGAAAAATAAGGCTTTTTTATGTCAAGAGAAATGTTTATTAGTATTATCAATAGTTTATAAAAGAATAATGAAATATCAATAATATATAAAGATGTATTCAATACTAAGTATAAAACTTTTGATAACCTGTGGAAAATTATAGATATGACATTGCAATATTATTGTAATATCAAATAGATTATTTGACTGCTTAAAATTTAAGCAGTCATAAAACAGGCCATATTTAATAGTTTTTTAAAAACAATGTATTTCACATCTGCTGCCAATTATAAGTAGAATTAAATAAGCTGATGAATTATAAATATGAGTAAATACAGTATCTAAATTTATCCTTTATTAAAAATACATTCTTGTATTTTTAAATTATGCTCTGCCGAAACAGGTTTGGCTATCGCTCACTAAAAACAGCTCATCCTGAGCCTGATAAGACAAAGTATCTAATAAAAAAGATAATTTAAAAATATTATATGCTTATGTAACATATATAATTTAGATTTTTCGCCTTTAAAATCAGGCTCAAAATGACATAATTGTAATAGTTTTATTGTTCACATAGTTATCGCTGCATAATGTCTATTCTGAGCGAAGCGAAGAATCTATTACTAATTAGTTACACAAACTTATTATTATATAATTATTCTTAATCTCTTAAAAATGGAAGAAACTTAAACTTTCTTTAAGGCAGTAGCTCATCCTTAGCCTGCTTGCATGTCTTGATGAGCCTGAAATATATCAAAGTATGAATTTGTTTACTTTAAAATTCTCTTGCTGTATTCATTATATAGAATTAGTCTGAATTTTTGAGTAAGTCCATTCTCTCAAAAATAAATAATGGACTGTCTGTTTTAGGCAAAAGCGAAGAAGCTGAACTTAAAATTACAAATTTTCAAAACATATTATTGTAATCTATACAAAAAAAAGCAGTGATTTTGCTTAAAAATCATTAAATATAAAAATTTTTCTTGTATTTCTATGAAAAACATATATAAGTAATAGTTTATTGTACAATTATATATATATTGCATAGGAGATATAATTATGTCTATTCGTGTTCGCTTTGCTCCAAGCCCTACAGGGCATATACATGTAGGTAATGTTAGAACAGCTCTTTTTAACTATTTATTTGCAAGAAGTCAGGGTGGTAAATTTATACTTCGCATTGAAGATACAGATTTGGAAAGGTCTAGTCTTGAAAGTGAAGAGCTTATATATGAAGATTTGGAGTGGCTTGGGCTTGACTATGATGAAGGTCCTAAAAAAGGCGGCGAATATGGTCCATACCGTCAGACAGAAAGATTTGACATATATAATAAATATGCTGAAAAATTAATGGAAGATGGCTTTGCTTATAAATGTTTCTGCACAAAAGAAGAGCTTGATGCAGAAAGAGAAAAAGCTCAAAAAGAAGGCAGAGCATATATATATAATGGTAAATGTGCTAATCTAACTAAGGAAGAGACAGCAGAAAGAGAAGCAAGGGGCGAAAAAGCATCTATTAGATTTCGTGCATTTAAACCAGCAGTTATGGTGCATGATATGATACATGGAGATATTGAGTTTCCTACAAATGCTTTTGGCGATTTTATTATTATCCGCCCAGACGGTACACCAATTTACAACTATGTTGTTGTAATAGATGATGCATTAATGAAGATAACTCATGTTATAAGGGGAGACGACCACTTGTCAAATACACCAAAACAGGCTTTAATATATGAAGCAATAGGTGAAAAATCACCTGTATTTGCCCATATTCCTATGATTTTAGGTCCAGACCATGCAAAACTTTCTAAAAGACATGGAAATACAAGTGTAGAAGAATTTAGAAAAGCAGGATATTTAAAAGAAGCTATGATTAACTATATGTCTCTTCTTTCATGGAGTTCAGATGATGAAAGAGAGCTTTTTACAATAGATGAATTAAAAGAAAAATTTTCTATGAATAGAGTTTCAAAAAGTGCTGCTGTATTTGATTTTGATAAATTAAAATGGATGAATGGAATATATATTCGCAGCAAAGATATTTCTGAATTGTTAGAGCTTTGCAAACCATATATAATTTCCAGCGGTCTTGCAGACGAAAAATATATATGCGAAAATAAGGCAAAAATGGAAGCTATGCTTTTATCTGTTCGTGATAATTTTACACTTTTAAGCGATGCACCAGAATATTTACAGATATATTTTAAACTGCCTGATGAAATAACTGAAGAAGCAAAAGAAATACTTGCTCTTCCTACATCAAAAGGTGTGCTTGATTTATTTCTTTCAAAAACAGCAGGTAAAGAGTATCTTGATTTAGAAAGCTATAAAGCAGTAATGAAAGAAATACAAAAAGAAACAGGGACAAAAGGCAGACCATTATATATGGCAGTCCGTTCTGGTGTTACAAGAAGCACAAAA
Proteins encoded in this window:
- the gltX gene encoding glutamate--tRNA ligase translates to MSIRVRFAPSPTGHIHVGNVRTALFNYLFARSQGGKFILRIEDTDLERSSLESEELIYEDLEWLGLDYDEGPKKGGEYGPYRQTERFDIYNKYAEKLMEDGFAYKCFCTKEELDAEREKAQKEGRAYIYNGKCANLTKEETAEREARGEKASIRFRAFKPAVMVHDMIHGDIEFPTNAFGDFIIIRPDGTPIYNYVVVIDDALMKITHVIRGDDHLSNTPKQALIYEAIGEKSPVFAHIPMILGPDHAKLSKRHGNTSVEEFRKAGYLKEAMINYMSLLSWSSDDERELFTIDELKEKFSMNRVSKSAAVFDFDKLKWMNGIYIRSKDISELLELCKPYIISSGLADEKYICENKAKMEAMLLSVRDNFTLLSDAPEYLQIYFKLPDEITEEAKEILALPTSKGVLDLFLSKTAGKEYLDLESYKAVMKEIQKETGTKGRPLYMAVRSGVTRSTKGPEMDSVATLLSCDELTKRITETMKRAGLL